In Deltaproteobacteria bacterium, the sequence CCACCATCCACCCGCAAGACATCCTTTGCCACCCGGAAAAGAAGCGGGAAAGCTGGGAGGATGTCAAGATGATTATTGAGCGGTTGAAGGGGTAGAGGTTAAGGTTATTACTAAGAACCTGGCATATGTCGGAGAATACTCTGCATACGTCCAGTCAGGGTTTTGATTACCATTGGAATACGATAAATCGTGGCAACTTACTATTTTTCATCATCATCGCTGGCTTAAACCAAAAAATATGGATAATGATAGCCCGGACAACTTGTTTGTCCGGGTCCGAAGGACAAGAAGGTTGATGAGGGGATGGTCAGCGTTTAATCTTTCTGCATGCCAAAACGACAAGTGTATGATAAAGAAGGGCATGCTCATTACATAACCTTCTCGTGCTATAAACGACGTCGCCTTCTTATTGACGACATGGCTAAGAGAATTGTTATCGGTGTACTGAACTCAGAACTTGACAAGCAAAATGGTAAATGCGCGGGATTTGTGGTCATGCCTGATCATATACATGCCATTCTTTGGTTTTCGGAACCTGATCAACTCAGCAAATTTATGAAATAATGGAAGCAGCGTTCATCAGTACAGATTAAAAAGATGATAAAATACCATTTGCCCAATTACTTAACCAGCATCAATGGTCGAGACCCAGTTTGGCAGCCGCGATATTACCGCTACAATATTTTTTCGCCAGAAAAAATGAAAGAAAAAATCAATTACATTCATGAAAATCCTGTTAGGATTGGTCTTGTTAATCGTCCTGAAGATTGGGCTTATGGTTCAGCCCGATATTATATTTCAGGCAAATCAGTTGGGTTGCCGATTGAATTTCCGGGGTGACCTTTGACCTGAACTCCGTTCATTCCAGGACATGGATATTCCTCTTCCGGCACATGTCCTTAAGAACCTTGGGCCATACAGAGACGGTGACCTCGCCTAAATGCGCCTTCTTGAGCAGAAGCATGAAGGTCCGCGACTGCCCGATACCGCCGCCAATACTGAGCGGGATCTCGTTATTCAGGATGGCCTGGTGGTAGGGAAATTTGAGAAAGTCAAGCTGGCCTGAAAGCTCCAGCTGCTTCTTGAGCGTGACGGCGTTAACGCGAATACCCATGGAGGTCAACTCGTGGCGGCGCTTGGTGACCGGGTTTAAGACAAGTATGTCCCCGTTAAGGCCGTGCATGGGTCGGCCATCTTGAGA encodes:
- a CDS encoding transposase, with amino-acid sequence MPKRQVYDKEGHAHYITFSCYKRRRLLIDDMAKRIVIGVLNSELDKQNGKCAGFVVMPDHIHAILWFSEPDQLSKFMK